In Anaerolineales bacterium, one DNA window encodes the following:
- a CDS encoding TadE/TadG family type IV pilus assembly protein, with protein sequence MNIFHATPTGSPGRPKAQAMVEFALIIPLLLMLLVGVIEFSRLMFAWIIIENSTRFGIRYATTGQYNVDYCMATYGRDCSNDAEVDTARIPSIEDETRRIIIGFFLDESVTTAEDYYFNVTVCSAEDGRVFTPPLMARPVYASCADTEHPGSPGNRVVVAADYNFTFMVLPIFGIEPAMIHLASYREGIVEQFRATRAINTPLPLNIPTVATNTPIPTETPIPTSTETPTLTPSPTLTPSPTNTPVPSCSSIRINRTRFNGSNLEARVINNNFSPAYLISSTLSWTPSPLTPAGKWFDYAQFGSIYYNPPNTPNIVDAPILTSSTPPNLPINGSGTQVTWLARFNNSTWEGLFNLSLTFEFPGWGTCTLNTAINNYTPTPTNTPTVTRTPTITRTPTPSRTPTITRTPSRTPTITRTPTASRTPTASLTPTITLTPSRTPTRTPVTPTLTPSRTPTRTPAPPTNTPSRTPTAAPTTPSPTRTPTPTQTLCFDC encoded by the coding sequence ATGAACATTTTTCACGCCACCCCCACTGGTTCACCGGGCAGGCCAAAAGCACAAGCCATGGTGGAATTTGCGCTCATCATCCCCCTGCTGCTGATGCTGCTGGTCGGGGTGATCGAGTTCTCACGCCTGATGTTCGCCTGGATCATCATCGAAAATTCCACCCGTTTCGGCATCCGGTATGCCACGACCGGCCAGTACAATGTCGATTATTGCATGGCCACGTACGGACGCGATTGCAGCAACGACGCCGAGGTGGACACAGCGCGCATCCCATCCATCGAGGATGAGACCCGCCGCATCATCATCGGTTTCTTCCTCGATGAAAGCGTGACCACTGCGGAGGATTACTACTTCAATGTGACGGTCTGCTCGGCCGAGGACGGGCGTGTGTTCACCCCGCCTTTAATGGCCCGCCCAGTATATGCAAGCTGCGCAGACACGGAACACCCCGGCTCACCCGGCAACCGCGTGGTCGTCGCTGCGGACTACAACTTTACCTTCATGGTCCTGCCGATCTTTGGCATCGAGCCGGCCATGATCCACCTCGCCTCCTACCGCGAAGGCATCGTGGAGCAATTCCGCGCCACACGCGCCATCAATACGCCCCTGCCGCTTAACATCCCCACTGTGGCTACCAACACGCCCATCCCCACCGAAACGCCCATCCCCACCAGCACCGAAACACCGACGCTGACGCCCAGCCCCACGTTGACGCCCAGCCCCACCAATACGCCGGTGCCTTCCTGCAGCAGCATACGAATCAACCGCACCCGCTTCAACGGGTCGAATCTGGAGGCGCGCGTCATTAACAACAACTTCTCGCCGGCCTACCTGATCAGTTCCACGCTCAGCTGGACCCCGTCCCCCTTAACGCCCGCCGGTAAATGGTTCGACTACGCCCAGTTTGGCTCGATCTACTACAACCCGCCCAACACGCCCAATATCGTGGATGCGCCGATCTTGACCTCTTCCACCCCGCCGAACCTGCCGATCAACGGCAGCGGCACCCAAGTCACCTGGCTGGCACGCTTCAACAACAGCACCTGGGAAGGGCTCTTTAACCTGAGCCTGACCTTCGAGTTCCCCGGCTGGGGCACCTGTACCCTGAATACGGCCATCAATAACTACACCCCCACGCCGACCAATACCCCGACCGTGACGCGCACACCGACCATCACGCGCACACCGACCCCCTCGCGCACACCGACCATCACGCGCACCCCCTCGCGCACACCGACCATCACGCGCACCCCGACCGCCTCGCGCACACCGACCGCCTCGCTCACACCGACCATCACACTCACACCGTCACGCACGCCGACGCGCACACCTGTCACACCGACGCTTACCCCGTCCCGCACACCAACGCGCACACCTGCCCCACCGACGAATACACCGTCCCGCACGCCGACAGCGGCACCTACCACGCCGTCCCCGACAAGAACGCCTACGCCGACCCAAACATTGTGCTTCGACTGCTAA
- a CDS encoding TadE/TadG family type IV pilus assembly protein yields MKLLQKMASLFNGKEPGHNKRRGRKRRGQSLVEFAIAFPVIILLFSGVVEYGFILNYYLSLLDATRESARFYSNLDPFNEDGTDNIDFYSGAAAMVRASLDPQVVNPSYVGRRIILDPATDDVIITVYGATAGSVVNYPVAGPFHMYNNRPPIFTNADIEGRLVSGSPNAGILLVEVHYSYDQVLKLPWLAPFVSDPLILRSYSMMPLSAAEPED; encoded by the coding sequence ATGAAACTACTGCAAAAAATGGCATCACTTTTTAATGGAAAAGAACCCGGCCATAATAAAAGGAGGGGGCGCAAACGCAGGGGACAGAGCCTGGTGGAGTTTGCGATCGCGTTCCCCGTCATCATCCTCCTGTTTTCCGGCGTGGTGGAATATGGCTTTATCCTGAATTATTATCTTTCCCTGTTGGATGCCACCCGCGAGTCTGCCCGCTTTTACAGCAATTTAGATCCATTTAATGAGGACGGTACGGATAATATAGATTTTTACAGCGGCGCCGCCGCCATGGTTAGAGCCAGCCTGGATCCCCAGGTCGTAAACCCCTCCTATGTGGGTCGCCGCATCATTCTCGACCCCGCCACGGACGATGTCATCATCACCGTATATGGCGCAACCGCAGGCAGTGTTGTAAACTATCCCGTTGCCGGGCCGTTTCACATGTACAACAACCGGCCCCCGATCTTTACCAACGCAGACATCGAAGGCCGTCTGGTGAGCGGCTCGCCCAATGCAGGCATCCTGCTGGTGGAGGTGCATTACTCGTATGATCAGGTCTTGAAACTCCCCTGGCTGGCTCCTTTTGTGTCAGACCCTTTGATCCTGCGGTCCTATTCCATGATGCCCCTCAGCGCGGCCGAACCTGAAGATTAG